The Scophthalmus maximus strain ysfricsl-2021 chromosome 7, ASM2237912v1, whole genome shotgun sequence genome includes a window with the following:
- the elmo3 gene encoding engulfment and cell motility protein 3 isoform X2 produces MEVMQVVREQITRTLSSKPTSLELFKNKVNALNYSEILKLRQTERLHQEETLAPPVLELKERLKPELLELIRQQRLNRLCQGTMFKKISSRRRQDKLWYCRLSPNHKMLHYGDVEEDTDNPPIETLQKKIPVADIKGLLTGKDCAHMKENKGKQNKEVLDLAFSITYDVEEYSLNFIAPSRTDFCLWTDGLSVLLGREMSSESMRSELEILLSMEIKLRLLDLENVPIPDSAPTVPKPPSNYNFCYDFSQTEQ; encoded by the exons ATGGAG gtgATGCAAGTGGTGAGGGAGCAGATCACCAGGACGCTGTCGAGCAAGCCGACCTCCCTGGAGCTCTTCAAGAACAAGGTCAACGCTCTCAACTACAGCGAGATCCTCAAACTGCGGCAGACGGAGCGGCTGCACCAGGAAGAGACGCTCGCTCCACCTGTGCT TGAGCTCAAAGAACGCCTGAAGCCCGAGCTGCTCGAGTTGATCCGTCAGCAGAGACTCAACAGACTTTGTCAGGGAACAATGTTCAAGAAGATTAGCAGCCGGCGCAGACAGG atAAACTGTGGTACTGCCGCTTGTCGCCCAATCACAAAATGCTTCACTACGGCGACGTGGAGGAAGACACGGACAACCCGCCCATAGAAACACTGCAAAAGAAGA TTCCAGTGGCAGATATCAAAGGGCTGCTGACGGGAAAAGACTGTGCTCACATGAAGGAGAACAAAGGCAAACAGAACAAG GAGGTGCTGGACCTGGCGTTTAGCATCACATACGACGTAGAGGAGTACAGTCTGAACTTCATCGCACCTTCCAGAACTGAT TTCTGCCTGTGGACGGACGGACTGAGCGTCCTCCTGGGCCGCGAGATGAGCAGCGAATCCATGCGCAGCGAGCTGGAGATCCTCCTCTCCATGGAGATCAAGCTCCGCCTCCTGGACCTAGAGAATGTCCCCATCCCCGACAGCGCGCCGACCGTCCCCAAACCGCCGAGCAACTACAACTTCTGCTACGACTTCAGCCAAACTGAGCAGTAA
- the lrrc29 gene encoding F-box/LRR-repeat protein 3: MGDIGGEEDVEETPDLPVEIIVYILSFLHASDRREASLVCRSWYSASQDLRFQRNVTFCFPASASSLELVRALGTKSRCNLIISQLDGFSLSRSLLLEVGLCLGSKLESLALPGSSITETSLLALLPCLTSLRRLDLRGLDSLFMSGAFLSREEHRQQVRSALSGLEELDLSDLRYLSDLTLNRLTGCTPRLRRLSLAGCHIAFEFDPYRGCPVGAVEDSSALLSLRNLRRLLTEQKSTLVALDISRTSITPESLRTIAQVQGLVLEELCLHGCKELTNYSVEALVKHQPSLRRLDISACTELTSRSVEAVAQGLKSLTHLSLSRDWRITEKGLAELLSVSSLTSLDLSECLHVGGAEIVKGLTGCSGSRARLETLSLKSCTYIRDLAVFSLTQLLGETLCELDLTSCVNVTDLSVRAIATYLQRLVVLRLGWCKEVTDWGLLGMVEKSKCDLDKEMEDKGPRFTRTFGNMGFFKPPRLPFEERPKLVTQNDLEQFKQQAGASLLALSRLRELDLSACSKLTDSSITQVVRHPDLHRLSLSMLPEVTDDSLASVAWHCRSLTSLSLSHCPGVSDHGVAEAAPYLHRLQHLYLSCCNNITDRSLFHLVKHCKRLRTLDISRCKNISITTMDLLQSQLPFLENIHYKFIGGAEPTLTL; encoded by the exons ATGGGCGACATCGGTGGGGAGGAGGACGTCGAGGAAACACCTGACCTGCCCGTGGAG ATCATAGTTTACATCCTGAGCTTCCTCCACGCGTCCGACCGGAGGGAGGCCTCGCTGGTCTGCCGCAGCTGGTACAGCGCCAGCCAGGACCTGCGCTTTCAG aGGAACGTCACTTTCTGCTTCCCGGCCTCGGCCTCGTCCCTGGAGCTCGTCAGGGCCCTGGGCACAAAGTCCCGCTGCAATCTGATAATCAGCCAGCTCGATGGCTTCAGCTTGTCCAGATCCCTGCTGCTGGAG gtggGTCTGTGTCTGGGCTCCAAACTGGAGAGCCTGGCCCTGCCTGGCAGCAGCATAACAGAGACGTCCCTGCTGGCCCTTCTCCCGTGCCTCACCTCCCTCCGCAGGCTGGACCTCCGGGGCCTGGACAGCCTCTTCATGTCGGGAGCGTTCCTCTCCCGGGAGGAGCATCGGCAGCAG GTCAGGTCAGCGCTGTCcggcctggaggagctggatcTGTCCGACCTGCGCTACCTCTCCGACCTCACCCTCAACCGGCTCACCGGCTGCACGCCGCGCCTCCGCCGGCTCTCGCTGGCCGGCTGCCACATCGCCTTCGAGTTCGACCCGTACCGCGGGTGCCCGGTGGGAGCCGTCGAGGACTCGTCGGCGCTGCTGTCGCTGAGGAACCTGCGGAGGCTGTTGACGGAGCAGAAGTCCACCCTCGTGGCTCTGGACATCAGCAGGACCTCCATCACCCCCGAGTCACTACGCACTATTGCACAG GTTCAGGGTTTGGTCTTAGAGGAGCTGTGTCTGCACGGCTGTAAGGAGCTGACCAACTACTCCGTGGAGGCTCTGGTGAAGCACCAGCCGAGCCTTCGGAGACTGGACATCAGTGCCTGCACCGAGCTGACGAGCCGGTCCGTCGAGGCCGTGGCTCAGGGCCTCAAGTCGCTGACGCACCTCTCCTTGTCCCGCGACTGGAGGATCACTGAGAAAG GCCTCGCTGAGCTACTGTCGGTGTCGTCCCTGACGAGTCTGGATCTGTCCGAGTGTCTGCACGTCGGCGGAGCAGAGATAGTCAAAGGCTTGACGGGATGCAGTGGCAGCAGAGCGCGGCTGGAGACGCTCAGCCTCAAGAGCTGCACCTACATCAGG gATCTTGCCGTGTTCTCTCTCACCCAGCTGCTGGGGGAAACGCTCTGCGAGCTCGACCTGACCTCGTGTGTCAACGTGACGGACCTGTCGGTGCGCGCCATCGCCACCTACTTGCAGAGGCTGGTGGTCCTGAGGCTTGGCTGGTGTAAAGAAGTCACCGACTGGGGTCTGCTGGGGATGGTGGAGAAGAGCAAGTGTGACCTCGACAAGGAGATG GAAGACAAGGGGCCCCGGTTCACGCGGACCTTCGGCAACATGGGCTTCTTCAAGCCCCCTCGTTTGCCGTTTGAGGAGCGGCCCAAGCTGGTGACGCAGAACGACCTGGAGCAGTTCAAACAGCAGGCGGGAGCGTCGCTCTTAGCTCTCAGCAGGCTGCGCGAGCTGGACCTGTCTGCCTGCTCCAAGCTCACCGACAGCAGCATCACGCAG GTGGTTCGCCACCCAGACCTCCACCGTCTGTCCCTCTCCATGCTGCCGGAAGTCACCGACGACAGCCTGGCGTCCGTGGCCTGGCACTGCCGCAGCCTCACCAGTCTGTCGCTCAGCCACTGCCCGGGCGTCAGCGACCACGGCGTGGCAGAGGCGGCGCCGTACCTCCACAGGCTCCAGCATCTCTACCTCTCCTGTTGCAATAACATTACGGACCG ATCCTTGTTTCACCTGGTGAAGCACTGCAAGCGTCTGAGGACACTGGACATCTCGCGGTGCAAAAACATCTCCATAACAACGATGGACCTCCTCCAGTCACAACTGCCCTTCTTGGAAAACATCCACTATAAGTTCATCGGTGGGGCCGAACCCACTCTGACACTCTGA